The nucleotide window TTCTCCTGTTCGGCGTCGAAGAAGAGCTGGAACATCGACAGCGAGTCGAGGACGAGGCGGTCGAAGTCACCGTCCTCGACGGTATCCAGCAGACGGTCGACGGCCGTCGAGAAGTCGGTCTCGCGGAGCATCTCGCGTTTGTCGAGGATGACGATGTCGCCGTCCTCGACCATCTCGTCGAACCCCTCGAAGCCGACTGACTCGGCCGCGCCGCGGATGTCGGCCTCGTCCTCCTCGAAGGAGACGTAGACGCCGCGTTCCCCGTGTTCGGAGACGCCGTGGTGGAGGTACTGGATTCCGAAGATACTCTTGCCCGTGCCCGGATTCCCCGAGACAAGGACCGTCGATCGCTCGGTGATACCGCCGGTGAGAATGGAGTCGAGCCCCTCGACCCCGGTGGAGACGAGTTCTGACATTCGTCTCCCCTTTGGCGGGCGGTGTATATAAAAGACGGTTCAGTACATCGGGCGAACGAACGGCGACAGTTTTATCTCTCGACATACCGCTCCTTCGTGTATGCCCGGTGAAGCGTGTCTCGTCGCGCGCGACGGTGATCGACGGTGAGCGATCCGTCGATACTCGTCGTGGAGGACGAGCCCGACATCGCGGCGCTGTACGCCGGCTTCCTTGAGGAGCGGTACGTCGTCGACGTCGCCGAGACCGCCGCCGAGGCGATCGATCAGGTCGACGCCGCCGTCGACGTGGTGCTTCTCGACCGGCGGCTCCCGGACGGGAGCGGCGACGACGTCTTAGAACACATCCGCGAGGAGGGGTACGACTGCCGCGTGGCGATGGTCACCGCGGTCGAGCCCGACTTCGACATCATCGACATGGGGTTCGACCTGTACCTCACCAAGCCGGTGAGCCGCTCGAAGCTGCTCGCGGCCATCGACACGCTCCTGACGCGCAGCGAGTACGACGACCTCGTCCGAGAGGCCGCCGCGCTCGCCAGCAAGCGCGCGGTGCTCAGCTCGCAGAAGCCGGCGGCACAGCGCGAGGGGAACGAGGCGTACGCCGAACTCGTCGAGCGGCTGGAGGACTTGGACGCCGACATCGACGACCTCGGCGAGTCGCTGTCGACCGACGACTACCGCGCGATGTTCCGCGACCTCGGCGAGGCCTGACGCGGCGCGACCGCCGCCGCACCGCTCCGACCGATCTCTTTCGT belongs to Halorubrum sp. DM2 and includes:
- a CDS encoding ATPase domain-containing protein, coding for MSELVSTGVEGLDSILTGGITERSTVLVSGNPGTGKSIFGIQYLHHGVSEHGERGVYVSFEEDEADIRGAAESVGFEGFDEMVEDGDIVILDKREMLRETDFSTAVDRLLDTVEDGDFDRLVLDSLSMFQLFFDAEQEKRTYLLKFSDILKANGLTSLLINEQGAVFPDTEVGLENFLTDGNIYFIQTPTDSGVNRYVWVAKMRKQDIDTDIFPMEIGQGGITVHERAGGFSMMGGSDDRPSF
- a CDS encoding HalX domain-containing protein gives rise to the protein MSDPSILVVEDEPDIAALYAGFLEERYVVDVAETAAEAIDQVDAAVDVVLLDRRLPDGSGDDVLEHIREEGYDCRVAMVTAVEPDFDIIDMGFDLYLTKPVSRSKLLAAIDTLLTRSEYDDLVREAAALASKRAVLSSQKPAAQREGNEAYAELVERLEDLDADIDDLGESLSTDDYRAMFRDLGEA